CGGTGACCGGTCTGTCCATTCGGTTCACGAAGGAACGCGCCTCGACGTCCCCGCCCAGCCGGACGCATTCCTCCATGTTCGTGCTGCGCAGGTCCATGGAACGTCGTTCGCCGCCGTAGTCCACCGTGGGCCAGGCGCAGAAGACCCCCAGGTCGCAGGGTTGCGGGGTGTCGGTGGCCGCTCCAGCCGGGGAGGGGTGGGTCACCGCGCCGAGCAGCAGTGCCGCCAGGACGGGCAGGAGCGCTCGGACGGGACGCCTGGGGAGCGGATCACGGAGCGGGCTGGGCGCGGAATCGTCGTGCGAATACCGGCCGCGGCTGGAAACGCGCATGTTGCGCCACCTTTCGGATCGACGGGTGGAAGGATGTGGTCTCGAACCGCGAGACCTGTGATCAACATGGCCAATCGGCGCGCGCCGTCGCCAGCGAATCGGTCGGATTCACCCCGGAAGAGTGATTTTCGGTTTCGTTCCCGACTCGTCGTTGTCGGCTCCGAGCGCGGTTTCTCCGCGCGGTGGCGCGTTTCCGGAATTTTCGGTGTCATGGAGGTATGCAGACGACCGTGTTGGGCAGGACGGGCATGGAGGTGTCGCGGATCGCCTTCGGCACCTGGCAATTGGGCGGCGAATGGGGTTCGTTCGACGAGGAACAGGCCATTACGGCTATCCGGCACGCGCGGGAACTGGGGGTCAATTTCTTCGACACCGCCCAGGCCTACGGCTTCGGGAAATCCGAAGAGGTTTTGGGGCAGGCGCTGCGTTCCGAACTGGAACGTGATCGCGACAGCCTCGTCATCGCGACCAAGGGCGGTATCGACCCCGGTGGCCAGCGCCCCCGCGACGCCCGGCGCGATTCGCTGCGCCAGGGGGTCACCGAGAGCCTGCGCGCCCTGAAGATCGACCACATCGACCTGTACCAGGTGCACTGGCCCGACGAACGAACCCCCGCCGAGGAGACGGCCGCCGCGCTGCAGGAACTCGTCGACGAGGGAAAGATCCGCCACGTCGGCGTGTCCAACTACGACGCCACCCAGCTCGCCGAGTTCGACCGCACCCGTCCGGTGGAGACGCTGCAGCCGCCCTACCATCTGTTCCGGCGCGGCATAGAACGGGAAACCCTGCCCTACGCGCGGCAGCACGACATCGGTGTGCTCGCCTACAGCCCCCTCGCCAGCGGGCTGTTGACCGGCAGGCTGACGCCCGAGACCACCTTCGAGGCCGATGACTGGCGTTCCCAGTCCTCCGCCTTCCGGGGGGAGACGTTCCGGCGCAACCTGGAGGTGGTCGACCAGCTCGCCAGCTTCGCCGCCGACAGGGGAGCCGATGTCAGTCAGCTCGCCATCGCCTGGGTGCTCGCGCAACGCGGAGTGCACGTCGCCATCGTCGGTGCCCGCAGCCCACGCAACATCGAGCGAAGCCTCGCCGCTGCCGACCTGCGACTGGACGCCGACGAGCTGGCCGAGATCGAACGCATCACCGCTTCGGGGGTCTCCATCGAGGGAGCCAGCCCCGAGGGCGTGGCCTGACCGGGTACCGGGCCCGAGGGCGCCGCGAACGGACGCCCCCGCTCGTCCTCGATCGACGGCCGCCTCCCCGAGGAGGGGAGAACCGTGGTCACCTGTCGGAGGAAGCTGCTCCCAAGGGACCCCGCCCCACCACCACGGCGTGTGGAGGGCGAAACATCCGTAATCACACGAGCGACGATCGTGATCGATGAAAAGGAAGCGGAAACGAACTTGCGGATCCACATCACCAGCGTCTTCGTGGACGACCAGGACAAGGCCCTGCGGTTCTACACCGAGAAACTCGGCTTCGAGAAGAACAACGACGTCCCGCTCGGGGACGCCCGTTGGCTGACCGTCGTCTCGCCGCAACAACCGGACGGTCCGGAGCTGCTGCTCGAACCGGACGGCCACCGGGCGGTGCGGCCGTACAAGGAAGCGCTCTTCGCCGACGGCATACCGGCGGCCTCGTTCGCGGTCACCGACGTCGGAGCCGAGGTCGAGCGGCTGCGGGCGGCGGGAGTGACCTTCGTTCAGGAACCGACTCGGACGGGGCCGGTGATGACGGCGGTGCTCGACGACACGTGCGGGAACCTCATCCAGCTCGTCGCGTGGGAGTGAACCGGGGACCGTCAACCCCACCGGTCACACCCGCCCGGGCGTGACCGATTCCGCCGTCGGGTGCGCGGCCCGCTCACCTCGGTGGCGAAGGCTCCCGGCCTGGTGGTGCCGGCGGAACGACGTACTGATGGGACGTTGAACCGATGCACGAGTCCGATCCCGCCCACTCCACACCGCTGGTGCTTCGGATAGGTCGCGAAGAGCTGCTGATCCGCAGGCGCTACGAGGTGCTCAGCATCGTCAACGACATCCTGATCGCGCTGTGGTTCATGATCGGCAGCGTTCTCTTCTTCTGGGAGGCCACCGCCACGGAGGGGACCTGGCTCTTCCTGGTCGGCAGCATCGAACTCGCCGTCCGTCCCATGCTCCGGCTCAGCAGGAGAGTGCACCTGCGCAGGCTGCGGAGCACGTGGCGGCACGACAGCGACTCCGAGCAGGACTTCTGAGCGGACCCTCCCACTCCGCGGGACGGGTGTGCCCCGTGCCAGGGCGGTGATCTCCCGGGAAACCGCCGGTGTGTCGGAGGTACGACGATCCCCGCACATCGCGGGCTCGGCGAGATGGTGCCAATACCCCCGAGTGGGTGATACACACTACTGTGTCACCTGTCACGCCGACCGGAGCTCGGCCTGTGCCGGCTCTCCCCCGGGGTGCTCGCGCCTCACGAGAACGAAAGAGCCCGATATGCAGGCATTGATGCAGGACCGTCCGCTGACCCTCCCGCACATCTTCCACCGAGCGGAGCGGCAGTTCCACGACAAGCGAATCGTCACCACCACGCTGCGTGGCGAGGTCGAAAGCACCTACGGGGAATGGGCCTCGCGGGTGCGCCGACTGGCCACCGTGCTGGACGAACTCGGCGTCCCCGAAGGGGCCAGGGTGGCCACCTTCGGGTGGAACACCCAACGTCACCTGGAACTCTACTTCGGCGTGCCCTGCACCGGACGCGTGCTGCACACCCTCAACATCAGGCTGTTCGCCGAACAGGTGGCCTACATCGCCGAACACGCCGCCGACGACGTGGTGTTCGTGGACCGCTCGCTGCTGCCGGTGCTGTGGCCGGTGGCCGATCAGCTGACCACCGTGCGCTACTTCGTCGTCCTGGACGACGGGGCCGACTCCGAGATCCCCGACGATCCCCGGATCCGGGACTACGAGGACCTGCTGGCCGCCGCCGAGCCCTTCCGGGGGCGTTTCGAGATCGCCGACGAGAACGCGGCCGCCGCGATGTGCTACACCTCCGGAACCACCGGCCAACCCAAGGGCGTGGTCTACTCGCACCGCTCCACGGTGCTGCACTCCCTGGTCAGCCTGACCGTCGACGCCGTGGGGCTCAGCGAGCGGGACGTCATGCTGCCGGTGGTGCCGATGTTCCACGTCAACGCCTGGGGGCTGCCGTACTCGGCCGTCTTCGCCGGAACCTCGATCGTCTTCCCCGGCCCGGCGATGCAGCCCGAGGCTCTGGTGAGCATGCTGGAACGGCACCGCGTCACCACCACGGCGGGGGTGCCCACCATCTGGATGGGCATGCTCCCGCTGCTCGGGGAGCACGACCTGTCCAGCCTGCGGGTAGTCGTCGGCGGTGGAGCCGCGATCCCCACCGCCCTCTCGGAGGGGTGGCGCGAGGCCATCGGGATTCCGATCACCCAGGCGTGGGGCATGACCGAGACCAGCCCGCTGGCCTCGGTCGCCAGTCCCCGCAGCCACCACGAGGGGCTGGACGCCGAGGCGCTGATCGAGGTGCGCTCCACGCAGGGGCAGGCCGCTCCGCTGGTGGAGCTGCGCATCGTGGACATGGACACCGGGCAGGAGCAGCCGTGGGACGGAGCCACCCCGGGTGAGCTGCAGGCCGCGGGGCCGTGGATCGCCTCCTCCTACTACGGCGACGAGGG
The nucleotide sequence above comes from Actinopolyspora erythraea. Encoded proteins:
- a CDS encoding peptidase inhibitor family I36 protein, translated to MRVSSRGRYSHDDSAPSPLRDPLPRRPVRALLPVLAALLLGAVTHPSPAGAATDTPQPCDLGVFCAWPTVDYGGERRSMDLRSTNMEECVRLGGDVEARSFVNRMDRPVTVYQDAGCATTADFSTYPSGSFVPRAPYVVRAVKVWTH
- a CDS encoding aldo/keto reductase; translated protein: MQTTVLGRTGMEVSRIAFGTWQLGGEWGSFDEEQAITAIRHARELGVNFFDTAQAYGFGKSEEVLGQALRSELERDRDSLVIATKGGIDPGGQRPRDARRDSLRQGVTESLRALKIDHIDLYQVHWPDERTPAEETAAALQELVDEGKIRHVGVSNYDATQLAEFDRTRPVETLQPPYHLFRRGIERETLPYARQHDIGVLAYSPLASGLLTGRLTPETTFEADDWRSQSSAFRGETFRRNLEVVDQLASFAADRGADVSQLAIAWVLAQRGVHVAIVGARSPRNIERSLAAADLRLDADELAEIERITASGVSIEGASPEGVA
- a CDS encoding VOC family protein, translating into MRIHITSVFVDDQDKALRFYTEKLGFEKNNDVPLGDARWLTVVSPQQPDGPELLLEPDGHRAVRPYKEALFADGIPAASFAVTDVGAEVERLRAAGVTFVQEPTRTGPVMTAVLDDTCGNLIQLVAWE
- a CDS encoding YrhK family protein, with translation MHESDPAHSTPLVLRIGREELLIRRRYEVLSIVNDILIALWFMIGSVLFFWEATATEGTWLFLVGSIELAVRPMLRLSRRVHLRRLRSTWRHDSDSEQDF
- a CDS encoding long-chain fatty acid--CoA ligase — protein: MQALMQDRPLTLPHIFHRAERQFHDKRIVTTTLRGEVESTYGEWASRVRRLATVLDELGVPEGARVATFGWNTQRHLELYFGVPCTGRVLHTLNIRLFAEQVAYIAEHAADDVVFVDRSLLPVLWPVADQLTTVRYFVVLDDGADSEIPDDPRIRDYEDLLAAAEPFRGRFEIADENAAAAMCYTSGTTGQPKGVVYSHRSTVLHSLVSLTVDAVGLSERDVMLPVVPMFHVNAWGLPYSAVFAGTSIVFPGPAMQPEALVSMLERHRVTTTAGVPTIWMGMLPLLGEHDLSSLRVVVGGGAAIPTALSEGWREAIGIPITQAWGMTETSPLASVASPRSHHEGLDAEALIEVRSTQGQAAPLVELRIVDMDTGQEQPWDGATPGELQAAGPWIASSYYGDEGQDAFTSDGWLRTGDVATMDEHGFVRLVDRTKDLVKSGGEWISSVELENHIMAHENVAEAAVIAKSDPKWTERPVACVVAEPGSGLTSEQVLDHLRARVAKWWLPDEVWFVDELPKTSTGKFSKKTLRERLLD